One region of Mycolicibacterium rhodesiae NBB3 genomic DNA includes:
- a CDS encoding nitroreductase — MDAHVSDLTKAIEERRSIRMFLRDKPVPRDLLDEALALAMRAPSNSNIQPWRLFLATGPRRDKLVEALLERASRGYPATVGLPQSFSALRSEIGALVYGSMGIARDDSEGRRMAQLRNWEFFRAPVAGVVCMHRDLGPADSLAVGMFLQTLVLALTERGLGTCLQVSIAHFPDVLREQLDIPDDLQIICGLAVGYADPEFAANQLRTPRNPVGENVVFLDG; from the coding sequence ATGGACGCACACGTCAGCGATCTCACCAAAGCCATCGAGGAACGCCGGTCCATCCGGATGTTTCTGCGCGACAAGCCCGTCCCGCGCGACCTGCTCGACGAGGCGCTCGCACTGGCGATGCGGGCACCGTCGAACTCCAACATCCAGCCCTGGCGGCTGTTCCTGGCGACCGGACCCCGCCGCGACAAACTGGTCGAGGCGCTGCTGGAACGGGCGTCGAGGGGTTATCCCGCGACGGTCGGACTACCGCAGAGCTTCTCTGCGCTGCGCTCCGAGATCGGTGCGCTGGTGTACGGATCCATGGGCATTGCCCGCGACGACAGCGAAGGCCGCCGCATGGCGCAGCTGCGCAACTGGGAGTTCTTCCGCGCGCCCGTGGCGGGCGTGGTGTGCATGCACCGTGATCTGGGGCCCGCCGACAGCCTGGCCGTTGGGATGTTCCTGCAGACGCTCGTGCTCGCGCTGACCGAACGCGGGCTCGGAACATGCCTGCAGGTGTCGATCGCCCATTTTCCCGATGTGCTGCGCGAACAGCTGGACATTCCGGACGATCTGCAGATCATCTGTGGCCTCGCGGTGGGTTATGCCGACCCGGAATTTGCAGCCAATCAATTGCGCACACCCCGCAATCCCGTGGGCGAGAACGTCGTGTTCCTCGACGGCTGA
- a CDS encoding CATRA system-associated protein, whose translation MAGNLPVNLLDETGQMLRRVVDAHLAPERWSDIATTLDRVEHAVQAGEEAALQRELVELRWVVDDYQPAPARYGAPPPPAGSTRRGSHRWALWAFLVLCAVLVAPAALVLLDSELPKSGSPPGDPSVDDTGTNSLWIAGGLVALAVAVVAVAVAINVVRRRRRVPSASEPVVARRPVIGPPRVMPAPAQVREQANRTIMSLAAHGGRQ comes from the coding sequence GTGGCGGGCAATCTGCCTGTGAATCTGCTCGACGAAACCGGGCAGATGCTTCGGCGCGTCGTGGACGCACATCTAGCGCCCGAGCGCTGGAGCGACATCGCGACAACGCTGGACAGGGTCGAGCATGCCGTGCAGGCCGGCGAGGAGGCTGCACTCCAACGGGAACTCGTCGAATTACGTTGGGTGGTAGACGATTACCAGCCGGCACCGGCAAGGTACGGCGCACCGCCGCCCCCAGCCGGCTCGACGCGAAGAGGCAGTCACAGGTGGGCGCTGTGGGCGTTTCTCGTGCTGTGCGCGGTGCTCGTCGCACCTGCGGCGCTCGTCCTACTCGATTCAGAACTGCCAAAATCAGGATCGCCACCGGGTGATCCGTCGGTCGATGACACGGGCACCAACAGCCTCTGGATCGCCGGGGGCCTGGTGGCGCTTGCAGTTGCCGTCGTGGCCGTCGCGGTCGCGATCAACGTGGTGCGCAGACGGCGACGCGTCCCGTCGGCATCGGAACCGGTCGTCGCGCGGCGGCCCGTCATCGGACCGCCGCGTGTCATGCCGGCGCCCGCGCAGGTTCGCGAGCAGGCCAACCGCACCATCATGAGTCTCGCCGCGCACGGTGGGCGACAGTGA
- a CDS encoding methionine synthase gives MSVFAAATGIGSWPGTSPRQAAEIVVGELHTLPHLAELPGRGVGADLIGRTGALLVDIGIDTVPRGYRIAAGRSAVLRRAVSLLNEDLDALEEAWEKAGLRGGGRTVKVQSAGPITLAAQLELPGGHRAITDAGAVRDLAASLSEGIAQHRAEVARRLDTTVVVQFDEPLLPAALEGRLSGVTSLTPVHPVDGPIAIGLIDDCIATAGAEVVLHSCAASLPWKLLQRSDVHAVSVDVATLTANDLDGIGEFVERERTVLLGVVPSTAPAARPSSEEVAKAAVAITDRLGFSRSVLRERIGVTPACGLAGATANWARTAIELAQKAADAFAEDPDAI, from the coding sequence GTGAGCGTTTTCGCCGCGGCAACCGGCATCGGATCGTGGCCAGGCACCTCACCCCGCCAGGCGGCCGAGATCGTCGTCGGTGAACTGCACACCCTGCCGCATCTCGCGGAGCTGCCGGGCCGCGGAGTCGGCGCGGACCTGATCGGCCGAACCGGGGCGTTGCTCGTCGACATCGGAATCGACACTGTGCCCCGTGGTTACCGGATCGCGGCCGGGCGTAGCGCGGTGCTGCGGCGCGCTGTCAGCCTGCTCAACGAGGATCTCGATGCGCTGGAGGAGGCCTGGGAGAAGGCCGGCCTGCGCGGCGGCGGGCGCACTGTGAAAGTGCAATCTGCTGGTCCGATCACGCTGGCGGCCCAGCTCGAGCTGCCCGGTGGGCATCGTGCCATCACCGACGCAGGTGCGGTACGTGATCTCGCCGCCTCGCTCTCCGAGGGCATCGCGCAGCATCGCGCAGAGGTAGCCAGACGGCTGGACACCACCGTGGTGGTGCAGTTCGACGAACCGCTGCTGCCTGCCGCACTCGAAGGCCGGCTCTCGGGAGTGACGAGTCTGACGCCGGTGCATCCGGTCGACGGACCCATTGCGATCGGCCTGATCGACGACTGCATCGCGACCGCCGGCGCCGAGGTGGTCCTACACAGCTGCGCAGCTTCACTGCCGTGGAAGCTGCTGCAGCGCAGCGATGTTCACGCGGTTTCAGTCGATGTGGCCACCCTCACCGCGAACGATCTCGACGGCATCGGCGAATTCGTCGAACGCGAACGTACGGTGCTGCTCGGCGTCGTTCCGTCGACGGCGCCGGCGGCCCGCCCGTCCTCCGAGGAGGTTGCGAAAGCCGCGGTCGCCATCACCGACCGGCTCGGGTTCTCCCGCTCGGTTCTGCGGGAGCGGATCGGTGTCACTCCGGCGTGTGGCCTGGCGGGAGCGACCGCGAACTGGGCCAGGACTGCGATCGAACTGGCGCAGAAAGCCGCCGACGCATTCGCGGAAGATCCGGACGCGATATAG
- a CDS encoding GNAT family N-acetyltransferase — MSTASVLIAPDDVAEGAAASSANPRYTLLLSTDPALIDAAQRLRHDVFTSEPGFALSAIGPGFDVGRDVDRFDEYCDHLLVREDNSGELVGCYRMLPPPGAIAAGGLYTATEFEVRGLDALRPSLVEMGRAVVREDHRNGAVVLLMWAGILAYLDRCGYDYVTGCVSVPVDGAVGDAPGSQIRGVRDFVRRRHAAPAEHTVYPYRPVTVQGRDLDDIEPPSRLAVPPLMRGYLRLGAQVCGDPAHDPDFGVGDFPALLDKRRADTRYLRRLRSVGAAGAMVNGMSS, encoded by the coding sequence ATGAGCACTGCTTCTGTACTCATCGCCCCCGACGACGTCGCTGAGGGAGCCGCGGCTTCATCAGCGAATCCGCGCTATACCTTGCTGCTGTCAACCGATCCTGCGCTCATCGACGCTGCGCAGCGCCTCCGTCATGACGTGTTCACCTCCGAGCCGGGCTTCGCGCTTTCCGCGATCGGTCCGGGATTCGACGTCGGTCGCGATGTCGACCGGTTCGACGAGTACTGCGATCATCTGCTGGTCCGTGAGGACAACTCCGGCGAACTCGTCGGCTGCTACCGGATGTTGCCGCCGCCGGGTGCCATCGCGGCCGGGGGTCTCTATACCGCAACGGAATTCGAGGTACGGGGCCTTGACGCGTTGCGGCCCTCCCTGGTGGAGATGGGCCGCGCCGTGGTCCGCGAAGATCACCGCAACGGCGCAGTGGTGCTGCTGATGTGGGCCGGAATCCTGGCCTATCTCGACCGCTGCGGCTACGACTACGTGACCGGTTGTGTGTCGGTGCCGGTCGACGGCGCGGTCGGCGACGCGCCGGGGAGCCAGATCCGCGGGGTGCGGGACTTCGTCCGCCGCCGCCACGCCGCCCCCGCCGAACACACGGTGTATCCGTATCGGCCGGTGACGGTGCAGGGCAGGGACCTCGACGACATCGAACCGCCGTCGCGGCTGGCCGTACCGCCGCTGATGCGGGGATATCTGCGACTCGGCGCGCAGGTGTGCGGCGACCCCGCACACGATCCGGACTTCGGAGTCGGTGACTTTCCGGCGCTGCTGGACAAACGCCGGGCCGACACCCGATACCTCAGACGTCTGAGATCGGTCGGCGCGGCGGGCGCGATGGTCAACGGAATGTCGTCATGA
- a CDS encoding electron transfer flavoprotein subunit beta/FixA family protein, translating to MTNIVVLIKQVPDTWSERKLSDGDFTLDREAADAVLDEINERAVEEALLIKEKEGGESTVTVLTAGPERATEAIRKALSMGADKAVHLVDEGMHGSDMVQTGWALARALGTIEGTELVIAGNEATDGVGGAVPAIVAEYLGLPQLTHLRKVTVEGGKVTGERETDDGVFTVEASLPAVVSVNEKINEPRFPSFKGIMAAKKKEVTTLTLAEIGVEADEVGVANAGTKVNASTPKPPKTAGEKVTDEGEGGTKVAEYLVAQKII from the coding sequence ATGACGAACATCGTGGTCCTGATCAAGCAGGTCCCTGACACCTGGTCGGAGCGCAAGCTGTCCGACGGCGATTTCACTCTCGACCGTGAGGCCGCCGACGCCGTGCTCGACGAGATCAACGAGCGCGCCGTCGAAGAGGCGCTCCTGATCAAGGAGAAAGAGGGCGGAGAGAGCACTGTGACGGTGCTCACAGCCGGGCCCGAGCGTGCCACCGAGGCCATCCGCAAGGCGCTGTCGATGGGTGCCGACAAGGCCGTGCACCTCGTCGACGAGGGCATGCACGGATCCGACATGGTCCAGACCGGCTGGGCGCTCGCCCGTGCCCTCGGCACCATCGAGGGCACCGAGCTGGTCATCGCCGGCAACGAGGCCACCGACGGCGTCGGCGGCGCGGTTCCGGCGATCGTGGCCGAGTACCTGGGTCTGCCGCAGCTCACCCACCTGCGCAAGGTGACGGTCGAAGGCGGGAAGGTCACCGGCGAACGCGAGACCGATGACGGCGTGTTCACCGTCGAGGCATCGCTGCCGGCGGTCGTCAGCGTCAACGAGAAGATCAACGAGCCCCGCTTCCCGTCCTTCAAGGGCATCATGGCCGCCAAGAAGAAGGAAGTGACGACGCTGACGCTGGCCGAGATCGGCGTCGAAGCCGACGAGGTGGGTGTCGCCAACGCCGGCACCAAGGTCAATGCGTCGACTCCGAAGCCGCCCAAGACCGCGGGCGAGAAGGTCACCGACGAAGGTGAGGGCGGCACCAAGGTCGCCGAGTACCTCGTCGCCCAAAAAATCATCTAG
- a CDS encoding sensor domain-containing protein — protein sequence MPVAARLVWGAVALLAAGCTQSITGTAVRSVPGLDDDSLSPIDVETVVLDQSQMRAITGAGDDLSIIPSMDGKIPVDIDPLAKDAPPQCQWLFADTQTFGPDIEEFHKTTFQNPPDGGLISEAVAAYRDPGVARSAFDNLVRLVDDCSSTGLGSMLVGEWSAGRDALTARPGACGRDYRVKSVVLVEVTFCRFPGSVPDIVMTNILANVPE from the coding sequence ATGCCCGTAGCGGCCAGGCTGGTCTGGGGTGCGGTGGCGCTGCTGGCTGCGGGGTGCACACAGTCGATCACCGGGACCGCGGTGCGGTCGGTCCCCGGCCTCGACGACGACTCCCTGTCTCCGATCGACGTCGAGACGGTGGTGCTCGACCAGTCGCAGATGCGCGCCATCACCGGCGCGGGAGACGACCTCTCCATCATTCCGAGCATGGACGGCAAGATCCCCGTCGACATCGATCCACTCGCCAAAGACGCTCCCCCGCAATGTCAATGGCTCTTCGCCGATACGCAGACGTTCGGCCCCGACATCGAGGAATTCCACAAGACCACCTTCCAGAATCCGCCCGACGGGGGCCTCATCTCCGAGGCCGTGGCGGCCTACCGCGATCCCGGCGTCGCTCGTTCCGCGTTCGACAACCTGGTCAGGCTGGTCGACGACTGCAGCTCAACTGGTCTGGGTTCGATGCTGGTCGGCGAATGGTCAGCCGGCCGTGACGCGCTGACGGCACGTCCGGGTGCGTGCGGCCGCGACTACCGGGTGAAATCGGTCGTGCTGGTGGAGGTCACGTTCTGCCGCTTCCCTGGTTCGGTGCCCGACATCGTGATGACCAACATCCTGGCGAACGTGCCGGAGTGA
- the mnmA gene encoding tRNA 2-thiouridine(34) synthase MnmA: MRVLAAMSGGVDSSVAAARMVDAGHDVVGVHLALSSAPGTLRTGSRGCCSKEDAGDARRVADVLGIPFYVWDFADRFKEDVVDDFISSYARGETPNPCVRCNERIKFSALAARALALGFDAVATGHYARLSGGRLRRAVDADKDQSYVLAVLTAEQLRHAVFPVGDTPKPQIREEAANRGLSVAEKPDSHDICFIPSGDTRAFLGARIGVRRGSVVDAGGTVLAEHEGVHGFTVGQRKGLGIAGPGPDGQPRYVTGIDADSGTVQVGVAADLDVWTLTGERPVFTSGAALTGPVECQVQVRAHGGIGDGVAELRDGRLVVDLRAPIRGVASGQTMVLYRPDADGDEVLGSATITR, encoded by the coding sequence ATGCGTGTGCTCGCGGCAATGAGCGGCGGTGTCGACTCGTCGGTCGCCGCCGCCCGAATGGTCGACGCCGGTCACGATGTGGTCGGCGTCCACCTCGCGCTGTCGTCGGCGCCCGGCACGCTGCGCACGGGTTCGCGCGGCTGCTGCTCAAAGGAAGATGCCGGTGATGCCCGGCGAGTCGCCGATGTGCTCGGTATCCCGTTCTATGTCTGGGATTTCGCCGACAGGTTCAAAGAGGACGTGGTCGACGACTTCATATCGTCCTACGCGCGCGGTGAGACCCCGAACCCGTGCGTCCGGTGCAACGAGCGGATCAAGTTCTCCGCGTTGGCCGCTCGTGCTCTGGCGCTGGGGTTCGACGCGGTGGCGACGGGTCATTACGCACGGCTGTCCGGCGGGCGGCTACGCCGCGCCGTCGATGCCGACAAGGATCAGTCCTACGTCCTGGCGGTGCTCACGGCCGAGCAGCTGCGCCACGCTGTCTTTCCGGTGGGTGATACCCCTAAGCCGCAGATTCGCGAAGAGGCCGCGAACCGAGGGCTCTCCGTCGCGGAAAAGCCGGACAGCCATGACATCTGCTTCATCCCCTCCGGTGATACGCGGGCGTTCCTCGGCGCCCGGATCGGTGTCCGGCGCGGATCGGTGGTGGATGCCGGCGGAACGGTGCTCGCCGAACACGAGGGTGTGCACGGCTTCACCGTCGGCCAGCGCAAGGGACTCGGCATCGCCGGGCCGGGACCCGATGGGCAGCCGCGCTACGTGACGGGCATCGACGCCGACAGCGGCACGGTGCAGGTCGGGGTCGCTGCGGATCTCGATGTGTGGACATTGACCGGCGAGCGCCCGGTGTTCACCTCCGGAGCCGCGCTGACAGGTCCCGTTGAATGCCAGGTGCAGGTGCGCGCACACGGTGGGATCGGCGACGGGGTCGCCGAACTGCGCGACGGGCGCCTGGTTGTCGACCTGCGTGCCCCGATCCGCGGGGTGGCATCCGGTCAGACGATGGTGCTCTACCGTCCCGACGCCGACGGTGACGAAGTGCTGGGCAGCGCCACCATCACCCGCTGA
- a CDS encoding lysophospholipid acyltransferase family protein — MTAENPWVPRATCNVSCVAATEAPTGQRIVVAWRVAIRATFAVVLLSAVPLLAIPMPGRSHLQRSYCRLMLRCLGVRITVSGGPIRNLQGVLVVAGHVSWVDIFAIGSVLPGRFVAKAEMINWPGLGFLARLMKVIPIDRDNLRRLPDVVSTIAVRLRAGQTVVAFPEGTTWCGLAYGQFRPAMFQAAVDAGRPVQPLRLSYHRRDGAASTIAAYVGDDTLPASIRRLITAQRTVVRVQVESLQLPGADRRDLAARCESAVRGDVTARAQGHALVA, encoded by the coding sequence ATGACCGCCGAAAATCCGTGGGTTCCCCGCGCCACCTGCAATGTCAGCTGCGTCGCCGCGACGGAAGCGCCGACGGGCCAACGGATCGTCGTCGCCTGGCGGGTCGCGATACGCGCCACCTTCGCTGTCGTTCTGTTGTCCGCTGTGCCACTGCTGGCCATACCGATGCCCGGTCGCTCGCACCTTCAGCGGAGCTATTGCCGACTGATGCTGCGGTGTCTGGGTGTGCGAATCACGGTGTCTGGCGGGCCGATTCGCAATCTGCAGGGCGTACTGGTGGTCGCAGGCCACGTGTCGTGGGTGGACATCTTCGCGATCGGATCGGTCCTTCCCGGCCGGTTTGTCGCCAAGGCCGAGATGATCAACTGGCCCGGCCTTGGGTTCCTGGCACGGCTGATGAAGGTCATTCCCATCGACCGCGACAACCTGCGTCGCCTGCCCGATGTCGTCTCGACGATCGCCGTCCGACTGCGGGCCGGTCAGACGGTCGTCGCCTTCCCCGAAGGCACGACGTGGTGCGGCCTGGCGTATGGCCAGTTCCGGCCGGCGATGTTCCAGGCCGCGGTGGATGCGGGCAGACCGGTGCAGCCGCTGCGACTGAGCTACCACCGTCGCGACGGTGCGGCGTCGACCATTGCCGCGTACGTCGGCGACGACACCTTGCCGGCCTCCATCCGGCGGCTGATCACGGCGCAGCGCACGGTGGTGCGTGTGCAGGTCGAGTCGCTGCAGTTGCCGGGGGCCGACCGCCGTGACCTCGCCGCCCGCTGTGAGTCGGCCGTACGCGGCGACGTGACGGCCCGCGCCCAGGGGCACGCATTGGTCGCCTGA
- a CDS encoding cysteine desulfurase family protein produces the protein MTSPDVLRGGGAVPVYLDHAATTPMHPAAIEAMTSVLATVGNASSLHGAGRSARRRMEESRETLAQLLGARPSEVIFTAGGTESDNLAVKGIYWARRDADARRRRIVTTPVEHHAVLDAVEWLVEHEGADVTWLPVDADGSVSPSALRDALQNHDDVALVSVMWANNEVGTIMPIAKLAAVAAEFDIPMHSDAVQAVGQIPVDFTTSGLSAMSIAAHKFGGPTGAGALLLRRDTDCVPLLHGGGQERDVRSGTPDVAAAVAMAAAARMAVEGLEANSARVTELRDRLIDGVLSSIDDVRLNGPAGAGRLPGNTHFTFRGCEGDSLLMLLDAKGVECSTGSACTAGVAQPSHVLIAMGADPASARGSLRLSLGHTSTESDVDAALAVLPAAVERARQAALASSGAVEFR, from the coding sequence ATGACCTCGCCAGATGTTCTTCGCGGAGGCGGCGCTGTGCCGGTCTATCTGGACCACGCCGCCACGACTCCGATGCACCCCGCAGCGATCGAGGCCATGACGTCCGTCCTGGCGACGGTCGGCAACGCGTCGTCGCTGCACGGCGCCGGACGGAGCGCGCGCCGCCGCATGGAGGAGTCGCGAGAAACGCTGGCCCAGTTGCTGGGTGCGCGACCGTCCGAGGTGATCTTCACCGCAGGCGGAACCGAGAGTGACAACCTCGCGGTCAAGGGCATCTATTGGGCGCGCCGCGACGCCGACGCGCGCCGTCGACGCATCGTCACCACTCCCGTCGAGCATCATGCGGTGCTCGACGCCGTCGAGTGGCTCGTCGAACACGAAGGCGCGGACGTGACATGGCTACCCGTCGACGCGGACGGATCGGTCTCACCGTCCGCTCTTCGCGATGCGCTGCAGAACCACGATGACGTCGCGTTGGTGTCGGTCATGTGGGCGAACAACGAGGTCGGCACCATCATGCCGATCGCAAAACTCGCCGCCGTCGCAGCTGAATTCGACATCCCGATGCACAGCGACGCCGTACAGGCGGTGGGTCAGATACCCGTCGACTTCACAACGAGCGGACTGTCGGCGATGAGCATCGCCGCGCACAAGTTCGGCGGACCCACCGGCGCGGGCGCGCTGCTGCTCCGCCGTGACACCGACTGCGTGCCGCTGCTGCACGGCGGTGGTCAGGAACGCGATGTACGTTCGGGCACACCGGATGTTGCCGCCGCAGTCGCGATGGCCGCCGCGGCGCGGATGGCCGTCGAGGGATTGGAGGCCAACAGCGCGCGGGTCACCGAACTGCGTGACCGCCTGATCGACGGTGTGCTGTCGAGCATCGACGACGTGCGGCTCAACGGCCCCGCCGGTGCGGGCCGGCTGCCCGGCAACACCCACTTCACCTTCCGCGGGTGTGAGGGCGATTCGCTGCTGATGCTGCTGGACGCCAAAGGTGTCGAGTGCTCGACGGGGTCGGCCTGCACGGCCGGGGTGGCGCAGCCCTCCCATGTGCTGATCGCGATGGGCGCCGATCCGGCCAGCGCGCGCGGCTCTTTGCGATTGTCGTTGGGCCACACCAGCACCGAATCCGATGTCGATGCCGCGCTGGCGGTCCTGCCCGCTGCGGTCGAGCGGGCGCGGCAAGCAGCGTTGGCGAGTTCGGGAGCCGTGGAATTCCGATGA
- a CDS encoding CATRA conflict system CASPASE/TPR repeat-associated protein — translation MTTDILEPALYVFVFSPLEPDVTAPTRALAKAWSAASILGVTEPVPGCNRPVDLPHEMPVDDVWFRVVAAKSDASGERNAIAFTAHDVAAVMVMLRAETGDGWEELDDGWAQAVGEADWTGALGVAHVYTGIDTGSDTRVASAGDSARAILVRNSPAGMEHSSVVKPDIALWQMEKPWGRALVVLAASSSADSLAEWCWLSKTAEDVGGLVRFLMHASKLRFELGVFETDISALRELERRLDSSLEELFSLHEQFERSGAAADELIDAQSRLGRAQGDAVGLLISITHLRDLRRTVQIAAHNIGAYSPEPLQGTASDTSPFVWESTLAGWLDDRIGHEIAYLESCRERVSEAQSLTDLRLQQVAAAHARTANWLTVLQTSVLGSLLGAFGVATVFGEHFEVAKSVRVAIMVLVAAMALMLPLLAVRWSHGYRWPELLAAGLLGAAVGWAATVGAWQAGWLDATPFVVLSAAGLGCALFAGAASVANSGRSPRRPKRN, via the coding sequence GTGACGACGGACATCCTCGAGCCTGCGCTGTATGTGTTCGTCTTCTCGCCGCTTGAACCCGACGTCACCGCGCCGACGCGGGCCTTGGCCAAGGCGTGGTCGGCGGCGTCGATACTCGGCGTGACCGAGCCAGTACCAGGTTGCAACCGCCCCGTCGATTTGCCGCACGAAATGCCAGTGGACGACGTGTGGTTCCGAGTCGTCGCCGCCAAATCCGATGCGAGCGGAGAACGCAATGCGATCGCATTCACTGCCCATGACGTAGCGGCCGTCATGGTGATGCTGCGCGCCGAAACCGGCGATGGTTGGGAAGAGCTGGACGATGGCTGGGCACAGGCGGTCGGCGAAGCGGACTGGACCGGCGCACTCGGTGTCGCACATGTATACACAGGCATCGATACCGGCTCTGACACGCGAGTCGCGTCGGCAGGCGACAGCGCACGGGCGATTCTGGTACGGAATTCCCCTGCCGGAATGGAACATTCGTCGGTAGTGAAGCCGGACATCGCCCTGTGGCAGATGGAAAAGCCATGGGGGCGTGCGCTGGTGGTGTTGGCCGCATCGTCTTCTGCAGACTCGCTGGCTGAATGGTGCTGGCTGTCCAAGACAGCTGAGGACGTTGGAGGGCTGGTGCGTTTTCTCATGCACGCCAGCAAGCTTCGCTTCGAGCTCGGTGTGTTCGAGACCGATATCTCGGCGTTGCGTGAACTGGAACGCAGACTCGATTCGAGCTTGGAGGAATTGTTCTCGCTGCACGAACAATTCGAGCGGTCAGGCGCCGCGGCCGACGAGTTGATCGACGCCCAAAGCAGATTGGGACGCGCGCAAGGCGATGCAGTCGGTCTACTCATCTCCATCACACATCTGCGTGACCTGCGCCGTACGGTGCAGATCGCAGCGCACAACATCGGCGCGTACTCGCCCGAACCCCTCCAGGGCACGGCATCCGATACTTCCCCATTCGTCTGGGAGTCGACTCTCGCGGGTTGGCTGGACGACCGGATCGGCCACGAGATCGCGTATCTGGAGTCATGTCGCGAACGCGTCAGTGAGGCGCAGTCGCTGACCGATCTGCGCTTGCAGCAGGTCGCGGCGGCGCATGCGCGGACGGCGAACTGGTTGACGGTATTGCAAACGAGCGTGCTGGGTTCTCTGCTCGGCGCTTTCGGAGTGGCCACCGTCTTTGGCGAGCATTTCGAGGTGGCCAAATCGGTTCGCGTGGCGATCATGGTGTTGGTTGCGGCTATGGCGCTGATGCTGCCGCTGTTGGCAGTCCGGTGGTCACACGGCTACCGATGGCCGGAACTGCTTGCGGCGGGACTGCTCGGTGCCGCTGTCGGATGGGCCGCCACGGTCGGAGCGTGGCAGGCGGGGTGGCTGGATGCGACACCGTTCGTCGTTCTTTCGGCGGCAGGGCTGGGGTGTGCACTTTTTGCGGGCGCGGCAAGCGTGGCGAACAGCGGAAGATCGCCGAGGCGGCCGAAGCGCAACTGA
- a CDS encoding electron transfer flavoprotein subunit alpha/FixB family protein: protein MAEVLVLVEHAEGAPKKVTAELITAARKLGEPAAVVVGKPGTADGLVDALKAAGAAKIYVAESDDAENYLITPYVDVLASLVESASPAGVVLAASADGKEIGGRLAARIGAGVLTDVVDVQEGGKAIHSIFGGAYTVEAESTGELPVITVRPGAIEAEAADGAGEVVKVEVPAQAENATKITKRDPAVAGDRPELTEATVVVSGGRGVGSAENFNVVEELADSLGAAVGASRAAVDSGYYPGQFQVGQTGKTVSPQLYIALGISGAIQHRAGMQTSKTIIAVNKDEEAPIFEIADLGIVGDLFKVAPQLTEAVKARKG from the coding sequence ATGGCTGAAGTACTTGTGCTCGTTGAGCACGCTGAAGGTGCGCCGAAGAAGGTCACCGCCGAACTCATCACTGCCGCACGTAAATTGGGTGAGCCCGCTGCCGTCGTGGTGGGCAAGCCGGGCACGGCCGACGGACTCGTCGACGCCCTGAAGGCCGCAGGCGCGGCCAAGATCTACGTCGCCGAATCCGACGACGCCGAGAACTACCTGATCACCCCCTATGTGGACGTGCTGGCTTCGCTGGTCGAGTCCGCGAGCCCGGCTGGTGTGGTGCTCGCCGCATCTGCGGACGGCAAGGAGATCGGAGGCCGTCTGGCCGCGCGCATCGGCGCGGGTGTACTGACCGATGTCGTCGACGTTCAAGAGGGCGGCAAGGCGATCCACTCGATCTTCGGCGGCGCGTACACCGTCGAGGCCGAATCGACCGGTGAACTCCCGGTGATCACCGTGCGTCCCGGTGCCATCGAGGCCGAGGCTGCAGACGGCGCGGGCGAGGTCGTCAAGGTCGAGGTTCCGGCCCAGGCCGAGAACGCGACCAAGATCACCAAGCGCGATCCCGCGGTCGCCGGTGACCGTCCTGAGCTCACGGAGGCCACCGTCGTCGTATCGGGTGGTCGTGGTGTCGGCAGCGCCGAGAACTTCAACGTGGTCGAGGAACTGGCCGACTCGCTGGGTGCCGCCGTCGGTGCTTCGCGCGCCGCGGTGGACTCCGGCTACTACCCGGGACAGTTCCAGGTCGGTCAGACGGGCAAGACCGTGTCGCCGCAGCTGTACATCGCACTGGGCATCTCCGGGGCGATCCAGCACCGCGCGGGTATGCAGACGTCCAAGACGATCATCGCGGTGAACAAGGACGAAGAGGCGCCGATCTTCGAGATCGCTGACCTCGGCATCGTCGGCGACCTGTTCAAGGTCGCGCCGCAGCTGACCGAGGCGGTCAAAGCCCGCAAGGGCTAG